The Nocardioides pantholopis genome window below encodes:
- a CDS encoding multifunctional oxoglutarate decarboxylase/oxoglutarate dehydrogenase thiamine pyrophosphate-binding subunit/dihydrolipoyllysine-residue succinyltransferase subunit produces MHDRYRKDPASVDPAWATYFRDNGKNGSTDGAGTPQPAAKSAPAKAETAQAAPAKPASPAPAKGTPAPVAKPRPASKAAEPAKGTSSPMPKESRPAEPAAASDQPSYTVLRGIAAATAKNMDVSLSVPTATSVRNIPVKLLWDNRIVINSHLKRARGGKVSFTHLIGYAIIKAIKALPAMNNTFDEVDGKPTLVTPAHINLGLAIDQVKADGSRQLVAPSIKGCETMDFAQFWTAYEEIVRKAKDNKLTMEDYSGTTVSLTNVGGLGTNNSVPRLMKGQAAIIGVGSMDYPPEFQGASEETIARNAISRIMTMTSTYDHRVIQGAQSGEFLGQIAKYLLGQDGFYDEIFRALRIPYQPIRWNADIAASHDDEISKQARILELIHAYRVRGHLMADTDPLEYRQRTHPDLEIETHGLTLWDLDREFATGSFGGAGRRFMKLRDILGILRDSYCRTTGIEYMHIMDPEQRRWIQERVEVPHSKPPREEQLRILQKLNQAEAFETFLQTKFVGQKRFSLEGGETTIPLVDELCEAAAEASLNEVAIGMAHRGRLNMLANIVGKKYSQIFREFEGNIDPRTVQGSGDVKYHLGAEGEFEAGSGATVKVSIAANPSHLEAVDPVLEGIARAKQDVLDRGAEYPVLPLLVHGDAAFAGQGVVAETLNLSQLRGYRTGGTIHVVVNNQVGFTTSPGSSRSSLYSTDVARMVQAPIFHVNGDDPEACIRVARLAFEYRQAFNKDVVIDLVCYRRRGHNEGDDPSYTQPLMYDLIEQKRSVRKLYTESLIGRGDITIEEAEQVLRDYQQQLERVFTEVREASAEPPTEWTTVPDYPEKPTGETQTAVPADYLKRIADAYVTPPEGFTVHPKVMPQLQRRSAAIAEGPIDWGTGEILAFGSLLMEGRPVRLAGQDSRRGTFVSRFATIIDRKNADEWTPLSALTEDQAKFHVYDSLLSEYAALGFEYGYSVARPEALVLWEAQFGDFVNGAQTVIDEFISAGESKWGQQSGVVLLLPHGYEGQGADHSSARIERFLTMAADEAFTAAQPSTPASYFHLLRQQSLQHQHRPLIVFTPKSMLKRKEAASRPEDFTSGTFRPFIPDEQADPNTVDTLLLCSGRVTWDLMVERAKREDAQRFAIGRVEQLYPRPTDDIKAEIARYPHLKEVRWVQDEPQNMGAWPHYALNVWPEVDAQVVPVTRPESSSPAVGTVKRHQAEQKDLLNRAFA; encoded by the coding sequence ATGCACGACCGCTACCGGAAGGATCCCGCCAGCGTCGACCCGGCGTGGGCGACGTACTTCCGGGACAACGGCAAGAACGGCAGCACCGACGGCGCCGGCACCCCGCAGCCGGCCGCGAAGTCGGCGCCCGCCAAGGCCGAGACGGCCCAGGCGGCCCCGGCCAAGCCGGCCAGCCCGGCACCGGCGAAGGGCACCCCCGCCCCGGTCGCCAAGCCGCGGCCGGCGTCGAAGGCAGCGGAGCCCGCCAAGGGGACGAGCAGCCCGATGCCCAAGGAGTCGCGGCCGGCCGAGCCGGCGGCGGCCAGCGACCAGCCGTCCTACACGGTGCTGCGCGGCATCGCCGCGGCGACCGCGAAGAACATGGACGTGTCGCTCTCCGTCCCCACCGCGACGTCGGTGCGCAACATCCCGGTGAAGCTGCTCTGGGACAACCGCATCGTCATCAACAGCCACCTCAAGCGCGCGCGCGGCGGCAAGGTGTCGTTCACCCACCTCATCGGCTACGCCATCATCAAGGCGATCAAGGCCCTGCCGGCCATGAACAACACCTTCGACGAGGTCGACGGCAAGCCCACCCTGGTGACGCCCGCGCACATCAACCTCGGCCTGGCCATCGACCAGGTCAAGGCGGACGGCAGCCGCCAGCTCGTGGCGCCGTCGATCAAGGGCTGCGAGACGATGGACTTCGCGCAGTTCTGGACGGCGTACGAGGAGATCGTGCGCAAGGCCAAGGACAACAAGCTGACCATGGAGGACTACTCCGGGACGACGGTCAGCCTCACCAACGTCGGCGGCCTGGGCACCAACAACTCCGTGCCGCGGCTGATGAAGGGCCAGGCCGCGATCATCGGCGTCGGCTCGATGGACTACCCCCCGGAGTTCCAGGGCGCGTCCGAGGAGACCATCGCGCGCAACGCGATCTCCCGGATCATGACGATGACCTCGACGTACGACCACCGGGTCATCCAGGGCGCCCAGTCGGGCGAGTTCCTCGGCCAGATCGCGAAGTACCTCCTCGGCCAGGACGGGTTCTACGACGAGATCTTCCGCGCCCTGCGGATCCCCTACCAGCCGATCCGCTGGAACGCCGACATCGCGGCCTCGCACGACGACGAGATCAGCAAGCAGGCCCGGATCCTCGAGCTGATCCACGCCTACCGCGTGCGCGGCCACCTGATGGCCGACACCGACCCGCTGGAGTACCGCCAGCGCACCCACCCGGACCTCGAGATCGAGACCCACGGGCTCACCCTGTGGGACCTCGACCGGGAGTTCGCGACCGGGTCCTTCGGGGGCGCCGGCCGGCGCTTCATGAAGCTGCGCGACATCCTCGGCATCCTGCGCGACTCCTACTGCCGCACCACCGGCATCGAGTACATGCACATCATGGATCCCGAGCAGCGCCGCTGGATCCAGGAGCGCGTGGAGGTCCCGCACAGCAAGCCCCCGCGTGAGGAGCAGCTGCGCATCCTGCAGAAGCTGAACCAGGCCGAGGCCTTCGAGACGTTCCTGCAGACGAAGTTCGTCGGCCAGAAGCGCTTCAGCCTCGAGGGCGGCGAGACCACGATCCCGCTGGTCGACGAGCTCTGCGAGGCCGCCGCCGAGGCGTCCCTCAACGAGGTCGCGATCGGCATGGCGCACCGTGGCCGCCTGAACATGCTGGCCAACATCGTGGGCAAGAAGTACTCCCAGATCTTCCGGGAGTTCGAGGGCAACATCGACCCGCGCACCGTCCAGGGCTCCGGCGACGTGAAGTACCACCTCGGCGCCGAGGGGGAGTTCGAGGCCGGGTCCGGCGCCACGGTCAAGGTCTCGATCGCGGCCAACCCCTCGCACCTCGAGGCCGTCGACCCCGTGCTGGAGGGCATCGCCCGCGCCAAGCAGGACGTCCTGGACCGAGGCGCCGAGTACCCCGTGCTCCCGCTGCTGGTCCACGGCGACGCCGCGTTCGCCGGCCAGGGCGTGGTGGCGGAGACGCTCAACCTCTCCCAGCTGCGCGGCTACCGCACCGGCGGCACCATCCACGTCGTCGTCAACAACCAGGTCGGGTTCACCACCTCGCCGGGCTCCTCGCGCTCCTCGCTGTACAGCACGGACGTGGCCCGGATGGTCCAGGCGCCGATCTTCCACGTCAACGGCGACGACCCCGAGGCCTGCATCCGCGTGGCCCGGCTGGCCTTCGAGTACCGCCAGGCGTTCAACAAGGACGTCGTCATCGACCTCGTCTGCTACCGCCGCCGCGGTCACAACGAGGGCGACGACCCGTCGTACACCCAGCCGCTGATGTACGACCTGATCGAGCAGAAGCGCTCGGTGCGCAAGCTCTACACCGAGTCCCTCATCGGTCGTGGCGACATCACGATCGAGGAGGCCGAGCAGGTCCTGCGCGACTACCAGCAGCAGCTCGAGCGGGTCTTCACCGAGGTCCGCGAGGCCAGCGCGGAGCCGCCGACCGAGTGGACCACGGTGCCGGACTACCCGGAGAAGCCCACCGGCGAGACCCAGACGGCGGTGCCGGCCGACTACCTCAAGCGGATCGCCGACGCCTACGTCACCCCGCCCGAGGGCTTCACCGTGCACCCGAAGGTGATGCCGCAGCTGCAGCGGCGCTCCGCCGCGATCGCGGAGGGCCCGATCGACTGGGGCACCGGCGAGATCCTCGCGTTCGGCTCCCTGCTCATGGAGGGCCGCCCGGTCCGCCTGGCCGGTCAGGACTCGCGGCGCGGCACGTTCGTGTCCCGCTTCGCGACGATCATCGACCGCAAGAACGCGGACGAGTGGACCCCGCTCTCGGCGCTCACCGAGGACCAGGCCAAGTTCCACGTCTACGACTCGCTGCTCTCCGAGTACGCCGCACTCGGCTTCGAGTACGGCTACTCGGTGGCGCGTCCCGAGGCGCTGGTGCTGTGGGAGGCCCAGTTCGGCGACTTCGTCAACGGCGCCCAGACCGTGATCGACGAGTTCATCAGCGCCGGCGAGAGCAAGTGGGGCCAGCAGTCCGGCGTCGTGCTGCTGCTCCCCCACGGCTACGAGGGCCAGGGCGCCGACCACTCCTCGGCGCGCATCGAGCGGTTCCTGACGATGGCCGCCGACGAGGCGTTCACGGCCGCCCAGCCGAGCACGCCGGCGTCGTACTTCCACCTGCTGCGCCAGCAGTCCCTGCAGCACCAGCACCGGCCGCTGATCGTCTTCACGCCGAAGTCGATGCTCAAGCGCAAGGAGGCGGCCTCGCGGCCGGAGGACTTCACCTCCGGGACGTTCCGGCCGTTCATCCCCGACGAGCAGGCCGACCCGAACACGGTCGACACGCTGCTGCTCTGCTCGGGCCGGGTGACCTGGGACCTGATGGTCGAGCGGGCCAAGCGCGAGGACGCCCAGCGCTTCGCGATCGGCCGGGTCGAGCAGCTCTACCCGCGCCCGACCGACGACATCAAGGCCGAGATCGCGCGCTACCCCCACCTCAAGGAGGTGCGCTGGGTCCAGGACGAGCCGCAGAACATGGGCGCCTGGCCGCACTACGCGCTCAACGTGTGGCCGGAGGTCGACGCCCAGGTGGTCCCCGTGACCCGTCCGGAGTCCTCCTCGCCCGCCGTCGGCACCGTCAAGCGGCACCAGGCCGAGCAGAAGGACCTGCTCAACCGCGCCTTCGCCTGA